The Prunus dulcis chromosome 5, ALMONDv2, whole genome shotgun sequence genomic sequence tatcaagcaaaaaaaagaaaaagttcaaaaaagaaggttagagagaagatTTCTAACATTTCCCTAATTATATATGGAACCCGTACGAATGCTAATGACCTTTTTCAGTGATGATGGCTTCCCAATCCATGGGATGGAATGGGATGGGACCAGCAAAAATATCCTACTCGTCTTTATTTTGATCTCATCTTGTCTTCTGCTACCTGCTAAACAAAACGGGACCAACCAATTAATTTGTGTTCATATATATTCTCATCGTATGTGCAAATAGCGGGCTTGGTCTTCTTCACACACTCTGTCCTCATTCCCACCGAgaaaaaaggggaagaaaaaaatctcAGAGAAATGGAAACATGTTCTTCCATGGGATAAGATGAACCACTACGAGCTATGTATCTTCACATATTTTGATGGTGAAATAACACACTGAATTTCAGAGTTTCTGAAACTCCTGTGAGGCCTACATGATCATCAAAATAAGCTTTCTGGCTGTGGCTTCAATTGCAGCATATGCAGTTTCACACAAAAACAGCAACTACACCAGGAAGCAACTAGACTCCGCCCCCATCAAGCCTCCGGGTACTTCATTCTTTTTGCTGTTTTCATATTGTTTGGCCTTGTTTCTGTCTTAAAGGAAGTGACTTTATCAAATTTGTTTAGTGTTTTCcagttttcttgtttgttaattcatgtggTCATTGATGGTGCTTGCTTGTACTTCAGAGAATGATGGCTCAAACTTCCAACAGCAACAGAACGAAGGAGAGATGGAAGATGAGGAGGAGGCGGCTGAAATATGtagaaacaaacaaatgaaCAGTCTGAGTGAAATAGAGCTCTTGGTAAAGGATCTGCAGCAGAGGAAAGTGAGGCTTGAAAAGAAACTGCTAGAATTATGTGTTCTGAAAGAAGAGCAATCGTACATGGCTCACTTGCAAAGGCATATGGAGGACAAGTCTGCAGAGATTGGCATGCTTAATGTCACCATTGCTTCTTTGCAGGCTGAGAGGAAGGTTCTTCAGGAAGATGCCAAGCAGTGTGTTTTGGCAAAGAAGCAGCTGGAGATGGCAAAGAAGATGATAGTAGAAATGCAGAAGAAGATGGATTCTAATGAGAGCAGCATTATGAAGGGAAGGCTGTTGGTGATGGAAGAACAAGTTTCCAGCTTTCCCAAGGATGAAATCTCAGTCAGAGATGCCATAGCTGAGAAGAAGCTCAAAGCTGTTAAAAATGTTGAGTTGGAAGTTTTAAAGATGAAGAGGAGAAACAAAGAGCTTGAGCTAGAAAAGAGGGAATTGGCAGTCAAGTTGGTCTCTGCTGAAGCCAGAATAAGTACCCTGTCCAGCATGACTGAGGTTGATATAAATTCCTATTAGTTTAGGCTTAACAAATTTATTGAAACAGAGGGCTTCTTTACTTGAAACACTAGCTAAAAATTTATCACACACACCATATGTTTTTCTTGCAGTGTGAAACCGTTGCCaaggttgaagaagaaataagCAGGTTGAGGCATACCAATGCGGACCTCTCAAGGCAATTTGAAAGGCTGCAGAAAAACAGATTTGAAATGGTCCAAGAACGTGTGTACCAGCGCTGTCTCTACACTTGCTTGAGATTTGAAACCCAAATCCACAACAGTTCAAGCCATAAATCTCATGAGAAAAATGAACCATTGATATCATCAAATCCCAGTTACTATAGCCCTTCTTCTCACGCATCTTCAACTAGTTTGAGCGATGAAATTGAGACTACCACCATTGACAGCTCCTCTTCAAGTAGCCAAAGAAGTATCAACAAGAAATCTGGTTTCATACATAGAATTAAGAGGTGGGGAAGAAGCAATGATGAGTCAGATGCCATTTCATTATCAGATAGGTCTTCTGGAGGAAACTCCCTGAGCAAGAAAGGTCTGGTTCGCAGGTTTTCCACAGCAATGGTTCCAGTGAAGAAGACTTCCATTCTGAGAAACAAAGGTGACAGTGGAACCagttcttcttctccatcctcCAAGACACCAACAAGTTCATCTAGAGGGAGGAGAAGAGTCTCATTTAGTGATTCAGTCAAATCAACAACAGATCAATACTCTATGCCAAAGCCATTTGACCATCAGAGGGTATTAATGAATTCAACCCAAAATTACAACAAGATTGAATTTGAGGGAGAGGCacaagaagaagacccttcaTCACCAGAAGTGAGTGTTCCCGCAACAAATCCCACATTGACCAAAGATGACACCAACATTTCTGAAATTGCTGACACAGAAGTAGGGTTGAACAAAAAGACCATGCCTTTGCCTTGTGTGGATTTTGTTGCTGAGAAGGAGAACAAGGTGGATACAAATAATGTTGTGGGTTTTGTTGCTGCATTATTTTTGCTCCTCTTCATCTTAGTTGCCCGTCTTACATATTATACAGCTAGCTAGGCCTCCTCCTCCATTTATGCTATTAATTCAGCTCACCAAGATTAAGTCATTAAGTATATCTTAATTATCTCAATCATCTAGATCATCAACCAAAACACCATCTAATTATACACATAAATTTGGATAGTATACCTGCACCTGCACCTGCACCACACAAGAATCCCCCCACCGAATTCTTAGACATAGAAAAGGTCAAGTAGTCTCCAACACTCATCTAGGACACACCAAACTTGTCTCCCTCCACGTGTCCCCCTGCATGTCTCCAACCTCAAATCCTCCCCACACCTGTCCCTTGAAACCCCATCACCTCTTTCTTAATATCCCGCACCTCTCTCTCACTAGTTCACTTCTCTCTCGATCATCCATGGCGGACCGTcaccaaaaccaaacccaaacccagCAGCAGCAACCGCAGAGAGCCCCAAGACCCACCAACACCAACAACCCGGCCTCTACAAATGCTTCCACATTCCTACGTAGACTCCAAGGACATGCCCCGAACTCAACCCAGCTCGTCGGTTTCTTGACGCTCCTCGTCTCCGGCGCcattctcctcctcctcaccGGCCTCACCGTCACCGCCACAATTCTCGGCCTGATCTTGTTCACGCCTCTAATCATCATCTCCAGCCCCATATGGGTCCCAGTAGGCGCCCTCCTCTTCCTGACCGTTGCCGGGTTCGTCTCCATGTGCGGCTTCGGAGCGGCGGCGGTGGCCGTTTCATCTTGGATGTACAGGTACTTCAAGGGAATGCACCCGCCCGGTTCGGACCGGGTCGACTACGCGAGGAGCCGGATTTACGACACGGCGAGCCATGTGAAGGATTATGCTCGAGAGTACGGTGGGTATTTGCATAGTAAGGTCAAGGATGCTGCTCCAGGAGCTTAACGACCGTTCGATCTAGCTgggaaattatatttttttttggtcactttttgttttttgcacCGGTCCGGTTTATTGTTGAGCCTGCAGTGCAGATATGTTGGACCcggttttttttccttacgTGTCATGTCTGGTATttggtttgtttctttttctttttttttatatataaaaatcttTTTGGGCTCGAATTTTAAAGGCTTTATTGGGTTCTGTACATGGTCTGGGCTGGGCTGCTGTTGATTGTTTCAGTTATGGGTTTCGTGGTGCAATCTTGTTcctccttttttctcttttatgctttcgtgagtttttaaaaaaatttatttgaacCGGAAAATTCGAAACaagaagaatgaaaaaaaaaatataaataatatttgatcTGGTTTGACCAAAACTTAAAATTGAATATGGTGGCTTTTTATAGTCTGATATATGACCACAATAAATGTCACGTATTATGTTTGGTAGTTGCTAAACAGACCCAATACTTAATTTCATAGCGTAACAAATCAACGACGTGTCTCATGGGCCAGGCAGAAAAAATAGTGGTTCGCAGTCCGTTTCTTTTTACTCAAGTTTCTTTGTACTCAAGTTTGAACATAAATCTTCTGAGACTATACAGTCCAGGCAAATTTGAACATAAATCTTCTGAGACTATACAGTCCAGGCAGAAAAAATAGTGGTCCGTGGTCCGTTTCTTTGTATTCAAGTTTGAACACAAATCTTCTGATACATATAGCTGATGTTCTCtttctcaaacaaaaatgaaaaaatgaaatgaaactgaATTTCCCCAAAAGTTGCTCAGAGTTGACCCTGGGAGAGTCAAACACGAGGACTTCGTCGTTGATGTATACTCCCCTCCCTCATATCTTTTTCTCATTAAATACCAAAAATCAAAGTCTTAAGTCTAAGACAGAATCAATTCATTAATATAATGCATTGCGATTTAGTAAATGAAAGCACTGGTTAAATATTTTGGTTTAGTAAATGAAAGCATGGTTTTCCTTTAAAGATGACCACAC encodes the following:
- the LOC117629186 gene encoding protein CHUP1, chloroplastic-like yields the protein MIIKISFLAVASIAAYAVSHKNSNYTRKQLDSAPIKPPENDGSNFQQQQNEGEMEDEEEAAEICRNKQMNSLSEIELLVKDLQQRKVRLEKKLLELCVLKEEQSYMAHLQRHMEDKSAEIGMLNVTIASLQAERKVLQEDAKQCVLAKKQLEMAKKMIVEMQKKMDSNESSIMKGRLLVMEEQVSSFPKDEISVRDAIAEKKLKAVKNVELEVLKMKRRNKELELEKRELAVKLVSAEARISTLSSMTECETVAKVEEEISRLRHTNADLSRQFERLQKNRFEMVQERVYQRCLYTCLRFETQIHNSSSHKSHEKNEPLISSNPSYYSPSSHASSTSLSDEIETTTIDSSSSSSQRSINKKSGFIHRIKRWGRSNDESDAISLSDRSSGGNSLSKKGLVRRFSTAMVPVKKTSILRNKGDSGTSSSSPSSKTPTSSSRGRRRVSFSDSVKSTTDQYSMPKPFDHQRVLMNSTQNYNKIEFEGEAQEEDPSSPEVSVPATNPTLTKDDTNISEIADTEVGLNKKTMPLPCVDFVAEKENKVDTNNVVGFVAALFLLLFILVARLTYYTAS
- the LOC117629187 gene encoding oleosin 1-like, producing MSPTSNPPHTCPLKPHHLFLNIPHLSLTSSLLSRSSMADRHQNQTQTQQQQPQRAPRPTNTNNPASTNASTFLRRLQGHAPNSTQLVGFLTLLVSGAILLLLTGLTVTATILGLILFTPLIIISSPIWVPVGALLFLTVAGFVSMCGFGAAAVAVSSWMYRYFKGMHPPGSDRVDYARSRIYDTASHVKDYAREYGGYLHSKVKDAAPGA